The Coffea arabica cultivar ET-39 chromosome 4e, Coffea Arabica ET-39 HiFi, whole genome shotgun sequence genome includes a window with the following:
- the LOC113741997 gene encoding C2 and GRAM domain-containing protein At5g50170 isoform X2, with the protein MMRLFVYLLEGRDLAVKDSYVKLKVGKSKSKTRVLKNTRNPVWNEEFVFRVHDLEDELVLSVYQFNEDSGFFNVAGDLVGRVKIPVWSIVAEKNHYLPPTWFSLQNRKSLKSTTNKDYGKVLLTLSLQGRGEQVCSDHLLYVHPSCRAENTDEYGDKCVSSQDIFSCTPPTKKILEGKHLVKVIAGRLEKLFHKNEDASGTEDSSELSTTISDNEENLAEPTSNSNFEELIEMLQSSNEQKDMPENLEGGILLDQAYAIPPKDLNMLLFAPKSQFMRDLAELQGTTDVQEGPWTWKSADKSCLARVVTYPKAATKLVKTVKATEEQTYIKANGKEFIVFVDVNTPEVPYGNTFKVDLLYKITPGPELFSIEKSAHLVISWALNFHQSTMMKGLIERGARQGLKGSFEQFSDLLAKNLKVINLVNISDKGHTVATLQEERQSDWELATEYFWNFTVVAALFMVLYISFHIWLCGEFKLQGLEFDGLDLPDSVGEIITSAILVIQLEKVYDMVSHFVQARLKRGSDHGVKAQGDGWVLTIALIEGAKLASLDSTELPDPYVVFTCNGKSRTSSVKLQTLNPHWNEILEFDASEEPPSVLDVEVLDVDGPFDQACSLGHAEINFLKHTSTELADIWVPLDGKLAQSSQSKLHLRIFLNNTNGAETIRDYLKKMEKEVGKKLNLRSLHRNSAFQKIFGLPPEEFLISDFSCSLKRKMPLQGRLFLSARIVGFYANLFGHKTKFFFLWEDIEHIHELPPTLGTVGSPSLVIILSKGHGNDARHGAKYQDEEGRLHFYFHSFISFNVASRTVMALWRTRTLGPDQRAQIAEEQQDRDEKPSLFEDPSSYLIIQDAKLAKVLSVELPVNIRLVLQMFDGGDFEYRVMAKSGCLNYTTTAWEPVTPDVHERRISYKFDRSISVFGGEVTCTQQKMPFSSDGGWIVNEIMTLHDVPFGEYFRVQLKYELENPALAQGTCKCDAYVGVAWLRSTKFEERITRNVVRKFTQWSKEVLQLVEREILLATT; encoded by the exons ATGATGAGGCTGTTTGTGTATTTGTTGGAGGGGAGGGACTTGGCAGTGAAGGATTCATATGTGAAATTGAAAGTTGGTAAGTCTAAGTCTAAGACAAGGGTGTTGAAGAACACAAGAAATCCTGTTTGGAATGAAGAGTTTGTGTTCAGAGTGCATGACTTGGAGGATGAACTTGTTTTGTCTGTGTATCAGTTTAATGAAGACTCTGGATTCTTTAATGTGGCTGGAGATTTGGTGGGCAGGGTTAAGATTCCAGTTTGGTCTATTGTTGCTGAGAAAAACCACTACTTGCCTCCCACTTGGTTCTCTCTTCAAAACCGCAAGAGTTTGaaatcaaccactaacaaaGATTATG GTAAAGTTCTTCTGACACTGTCACTGCAAGGGAGAGGTGAGCAAGTATGCAGTGACCATCTCTTGTATGTACATCCAAGTTGCAGAGCTGAAAACACCGATGAGTATGGAGATAAATGTGTTTCATCTCAAGATATTTTTAGCTGTACTCCTCCGACAAAGAAGATTTTAGAAGGGAAACATCTAGTGAAGGTTATCGCTGGTCGCTTAGAGAAGCTTTTCCACAAAAATGAAGATGCATCAGGGACTGAGGATTCATCTGAGCTCTCAACTACCATTTCTGATAATGAAGAAAACTTGGCTGAGCCAACCAGTAACAGTAACTTTGAAGAGCTGATTGAAATGCTGCAATCAAGTAATGAACAAAAAGACATGCCAGAGAACCTAGAGGGAGGCATCCTTTTGGATCAGGCATATGCAATACCACCTAAAGATCTCAACATGCTTCTGTTTGCTCCCAAGTCGCAATTCATGAGAGATCTTGCAGAATTGCAGGGAACAACGGATGTTCAAGAGGGCCCTTGGACATGGAAATCCGCAGATAAATCATGTTTAGCACGAGTTGTTACCTACCCCAAAGCAGCAACAAAATTAGTAAAGACTGTTAAAGCTACTGAAGAGCAAACTTATATAAAGGCCAATGGGAAAGAATTCATTGTCTTTGTAGATGTTAATACGCCTGAAGTTCCATATGGAAACACATTTAAGGTTGATCTACTTTACAAGATAACTCCAGGGCCGGAGCTATTTTCTATAGAAAAATCTGCTCATCTTGTCATATCCTGGGCCTTAAACTTCCATCAAAGCACTATGATGAAAGGCCTGATTGAAAGAGGAGCCAGGCAAGGATTGAAGGGGAGTTTTGAACAGTTCTCCGACTTACTAGCTAAAAATCTCAAAGTGATAAATCTTGTAAATATATCAGATAAGGGGCATACGGTAGCAACTTTGCAGGAGGAGCGCCAGTCAGATTGGGAACTAGCAACTGAATATTTTTGGAATTTTACAGTGGTTGCAGCCTTATTCATGGTTCTATATATCAGTTTTCACATCTGGCTTTGTGGAGAGTTCAAGCTCCAAGGTTTAGAATTTGATGGCCTTGATTTACCTGATAGTGTGGGGGAAATTATTACCTCTGCAATTTTAGTCATCCAACTCGAGAAAGTTTATGATATGGTATCACATTTTGTGCAAGCAAGGCTAAAAAGAG GAAGTGATCATGGAGTCAAAGCACAAGGAGATGGTTGGGTACTTACaatagctttgattgagggtgCCAAATTAGCTTCTTTAGATTCAACTGAATTACCAGATCCTTATGTGGTATTCACCTGTAATGGCAAATCGAGGACAAGCTCTGTGAAGCTGCAAACTCTCAATCCCCATTGGAATG AAATACTTGAATTTGATGCTTCAGAAGAACCACCTTCAGTGTTGGATGTGGAAGTTCTTGACGTTGACGGCCCATTTGATCAAGCTTGCTCTCTTGGCCATgctgaaattaattttttgaagcATACGTCAACAGAATTGGCAGATATATGGGTTCCCCTAGATGGaaaacttgctcaatcttctCAGTCAAAGTTGCATCTGAGAATCTTTTTGAACAATACTAATGGAGCTGAAACAATTAGAGATTATttaaaaaagatggaaaaggaAGTAGGAAAGAAG TTAAACCTCCGATCACTGCACAGAAATTCAGCATTCCAAAAGATTTTTGGATTGCCACCTGAAGAGTTTCTCATTAGTGATTTCTCATGCTCCCTTAAGAGAAAGATGCCATTGCAG GGACGGCTATTTCTATCAGCAAGAATTGTTGGATTCTATGCCAACTTGTTTGGACATAAGACCAAGTTTTTCTTTCTATGGGAGGACATTGAACATATTCACGAGCTTCCTCCGACCCTAGGAACAGTAGGAAGTCCTTCACTTGTCATAATTTTGTCTAAGGGTCATGGTAATGATGCTAGACATGGTGCAAAGTATCAAGATGAGGAAGGCAggctgcatttctattttcattcattcatcTCCTTCAACGTTGCTAGCAG GACAGTAATGGCTTTGTGGAGAACGAGAACATTGGGTCCTGATCAGAGAGCACAGATTGCAGAGGAACAACAGGACAGAGATGAGAAGCCCAGTTTGTTTGAAGACCCCAGTTCCTATTTGATTATCCAAGATGCTAAATTGGCcaaggttttaagtgtggaaCTTCCTGTAAAT ATAAGATTGGTGTTGCAGATGTTTGATGGTGGAGACTTCGAGTATAGAGTGATGGCAAAGTCCGGATGCCTGAATTACACCACAACTGCATGGGAACCTGTAACACCTGATGTACACGAAAGACGTATATCTTACAAATTTGATCGTAGCATCTCAGTTTTTGGAGGGGAGGTAACTTGCACACAGCAAAAGATGCCGTTTTCCAGTGATGGCGGTTGGATTGTTAATGAGATTATGACCCTTCATGATGTTCCATTCGGTGAATACTTCCGT GTGCAACTAAAATATGAGCTCGAGAATCCTGCTCTTGCTCAAGGGACTTGCAAGTGTGATGCCTACGTTGGTGTGGCATGGCTGAGGAGCACCAAGTTTGAGGAGAGAATAACTAGAAATGTCGTGCGAAAGTTTACTCAGTGGTCGAAGGAAGTACTACAGTTGGTCGAGAGGGAGATTCTACTAGCAACTACATAA
- the LOC113741997 gene encoding C2 and GRAM domain-containing protein At5g50170 isoform X3 — protein sequence MMRLFVYLLEGRDLAVKDSYVKLKVGKSKSKTRVLKNTRNPVWNEEFVFRVHDLEDELVLSVYQFNEDSGFFNVAGDLVGRVKIPVWSIVAEKNHYLPPTWFSLQNRKSLKSTTNKDYGKVLLTLSLQGRGEQVCSDHLLYVHPSCRAENTDEYGDKCVSSQDIFSCTPPTKKILEGKHLVKVIAGRLEKLFHKNEDASGTEDSSELSTTISDNEENLAEPTSNSNFEELIEMLQSSNEQKDMPENLEGGILLDQAYAIPPKDLNMLLFAPKSQFMRDLAELQGTTDVQEGPWTWKSADKSCLARVVTYPKAATKLVKTVKATEEQTYIKANGKEFIVFVDVNTPEVPYGNTFKVDLLYKITPGPELFSIEKSAHLVISWALNFHQSTMMKGLIERGARQGLKGSFEQFSDLLAKNLKVINLVNISDKGHTVATLQEERQSDWELATEYFWNFTVVAALFMVLYISFHIWLCGEFKLQGLEFDGLDLPDSVGEIITSAILVIQLEKVYDMVSHFVQARLKRGSDHGVKAQGDGWVLTIALIEGAKLASLDSTELPDPYVVFTCNGKSRTSSVKLQTLNPHWNEILEFDASEEPPSVLDVEVLDVDGPFDQACSLGHAEINFLKHTSTELADIWVPLDGKLAQSSQSKLHLRIFLNNTNGAETIRDYLKKMEKEVGKKLNLRSLHRNSAFQKIFGLPPEEFLISDFSCSLKRKMPLQGRLFLSARIVGFYANLFGHKTKFFFLWEDIEHIHELPPTLGTVGSPSLVIILSKGHGNDARHGAKYQDEEGRLHFYFHSFISFNVASRTVMALWRTRTLGPDQRAQIAEEQQDRDEKPSLFEDPSSYLIIQDAKLAKVLSVELPVNMFDGGDFEYRVMAKSGCLNYTTTAWEPVTPDVHERRISYKFDRSISVFGGEVTCTQQKMPFSSDGGWIVNEIMTLHDVPFGEYFRQVQLKYELENPALAQGTCKCDAYVGVAWLRSTKFEERITRNVVRKFTQWSKEVLQLVEREILLATT from the exons ATGATGAGGCTGTTTGTGTATTTGTTGGAGGGGAGGGACTTGGCAGTGAAGGATTCATATGTGAAATTGAAAGTTGGTAAGTCTAAGTCTAAGACAAGGGTGTTGAAGAACACAAGAAATCCTGTTTGGAATGAAGAGTTTGTGTTCAGAGTGCATGACTTGGAGGATGAACTTGTTTTGTCTGTGTATCAGTTTAATGAAGACTCTGGATTCTTTAATGTGGCTGGAGATTTGGTGGGCAGGGTTAAGATTCCAGTTTGGTCTATTGTTGCTGAGAAAAACCACTACTTGCCTCCCACTTGGTTCTCTCTTCAAAACCGCAAGAGTTTGaaatcaaccactaacaaaGATTATG GTAAAGTTCTTCTGACACTGTCACTGCAAGGGAGAGGTGAGCAAGTATGCAGTGACCATCTCTTGTATGTACATCCAAGTTGCAGAGCTGAAAACACCGATGAGTATGGAGATAAATGTGTTTCATCTCAAGATATTTTTAGCTGTACTCCTCCGACAAAGAAGATTTTAGAAGGGAAACATCTAGTGAAGGTTATCGCTGGTCGCTTAGAGAAGCTTTTCCACAAAAATGAAGATGCATCAGGGACTGAGGATTCATCTGAGCTCTCAACTACCATTTCTGATAATGAAGAAAACTTGGCTGAGCCAACCAGTAACAGTAACTTTGAAGAGCTGATTGAAATGCTGCAATCAAGTAATGAACAAAAAGACATGCCAGAGAACCTAGAGGGAGGCATCCTTTTGGATCAGGCATATGCAATACCACCTAAAGATCTCAACATGCTTCTGTTTGCTCCCAAGTCGCAATTCATGAGAGATCTTGCAGAATTGCAGGGAACAACGGATGTTCAAGAGGGCCCTTGGACATGGAAATCCGCAGATAAATCATGTTTAGCACGAGTTGTTACCTACCCCAAAGCAGCAACAAAATTAGTAAAGACTGTTAAAGCTACTGAAGAGCAAACTTATATAAAGGCCAATGGGAAAGAATTCATTGTCTTTGTAGATGTTAATACGCCTGAAGTTCCATATGGAAACACATTTAAGGTTGATCTACTTTACAAGATAACTCCAGGGCCGGAGCTATTTTCTATAGAAAAATCTGCTCATCTTGTCATATCCTGGGCCTTAAACTTCCATCAAAGCACTATGATGAAAGGCCTGATTGAAAGAGGAGCCAGGCAAGGATTGAAGGGGAGTTTTGAACAGTTCTCCGACTTACTAGCTAAAAATCTCAAAGTGATAAATCTTGTAAATATATCAGATAAGGGGCATACGGTAGCAACTTTGCAGGAGGAGCGCCAGTCAGATTGGGAACTAGCAACTGAATATTTTTGGAATTTTACAGTGGTTGCAGCCTTATTCATGGTTCTATATATCAGTTTTCACATCTGGCTTTGTGGAGAGTTCAAGCTCCAAGGTTTAGAATTTGATGGCCTTGATTTACCTGATAGTGTGGGGGAAATTATTACCTCTGCAATTTTAGTCATCCAACTCGAGAAAGTTTATGATATGGTATCACATTTTGTGCAAGCAAGGCTAAAAAGAG GAAGTGATCATGGAGTCAAAGCACAAGGAGATGGTTGGGTACTTACaatagctttgattgagggtgCCAAATTAGCTTCTTTAGATTCAACTGAATTACCAGATCCTTATGTGGTATTCACCTGTAATGGCAAATCGAGGACAAGCTCTGTGAAGCTGCAAACTCTCAATCCCCATTGGAATG AAATACTTGAATTTGATGCTTCAGAAGAACCACCTTCAGTGTTGGATGTGGAAGTTCTTGACGTTGACGGCCCATTTGATCAAGCTTGCTCTCTTGGCCATgctgaaattaattttttgaagcATACGTCAACAGAATTGGCAGATATATGGGTTCCCCTAGATGGaaaacttgctcaatcttctCAGTCAAAGTTGCATCTGAGAATCTTTTTGAACAATACTAATGGAGCTGAAACAATTAGAGATTATttaaaaaagatggaaaaggaAGTAGGAAAGAAG TTAAACCTCCGATCACTGCACAGAAATTCAGCATTCCAAAAGATTTTTGGATTGCCACCTGAAGAGTTTCTCATTAGTGATTTCTCATGCTCCCTTAAGAGAAAGATGCCATTGCAG GGACGGCTATTTCTATCAGCAAGAATTGTTGGATTCTATGCCAACTTGTTTGGACATAAGACCAAGTTTTTCTTTCTATGGGAGGACATTGAACATATTCACGAGCTTCCTCCGACCCTAGGAACAGTAGGAAGTCCTTCACTTGTCATAATTTTGTCTAAGGGTCATGGTAATGATGCTAGACATGGTGCAAAGTATCAAGATGAGGAAGGCAggctgcatttctattttcattcattcatcTCCTTCAACGTTGCTAGCAG GACAGTAATGGCTTTGTGGAGAACGAGAACATTGGGTCCTGATCAGAGAGCACAGATTGCAGAGGAACAACAGGACAGAGATGAGAAGCCCAGTTTGTTTGAAGACCCCAGTTCCTATTTGATTATCCAAGATGCTAAATTGGCcaaggttttaagtgtggaaCTTCCTGTAAAT ATGTTTGATGGTGGAGACTTCGAGTATAGAGTGATGGCAAAGTCCGGATGCCTGAATTACACCACAACTGCATGGGAACCTGTAACACCTGATGTACACGAAAGACGTATATCTTACAAATTTGATCGTAGCATCTCAGTTTTTGGAGGGGAGGTAACTTGCACACAGCAAAAGATGCCGTTTTCCAGTGATGGCGGTTGGATTGTTAATGAGATTATGACCCTTCATGATGTTCCATTCGGTGAATACTTCCGT CAGGTGCAACTAAAATATGAGCTCGAGAATCCTGCTCTTGCTCAAGGGACTTGCAAGTGTGATGCCTACGTTGGTGTGGCATGGCTGAGGAGCACCAAGTTTGAGGAGAGAATAACTAGAAATGTCGTGCGAAAGTTTACTCAGTGGTCGAAGGAAGTACTACAGTTGGTCGAGAGGGAGATTCTACTAGCAACTACATAA
- the LOC113741997 gene encoding C2 and GRAM domain-containing protein At5g50170 isoform X1, whose amino-acid sequence MMRLFVYLLEGRDLAVKDSYVKLKVGKSKSKTRVLKNTRNPVWNEEFVFRVHDLEDELVLSVYQFNEDSGFFNVAGDLVGRVKIPVWSIVAEKNHYLPPTWFSLQNRKSLKSTTNKDYGKVLLTLSLQGRGEQVCSDHLLYVHPSCRAENTDEYGDKCVSSQDIFSCTPPTKKILEGKHLVKVIAGRLEKLFHKNEDASGTEDSSELSTTISDNEENLAEPTSNSNFEELIEMLQSSNEQKDMPENLEGGILLDQAYAIPPKDLNMLLFAPKSQFMRDLAELQGTTDVQEGPWTWKSADKSCLARVVTYPKAATKLVKTVKATEEQTYIKANGKEFIVFVDVNTPEVPYGNTFKVDLLYKITPGPELFSIEKSAHLVISWALNFHQSTMMKGLIERGARQGLKGSFEQFSDLLAKNLKVINLVNISDKGHTVATLQEERQSDWELATEYFWNFTVVAALFMVLYISFHIWLCGEFKLQGLEFDGLDLPDSVGEIITSAILVIQLEKVYDMVSHFVQARLKRGSDHGVKAQGDGWVLTIALIEGAKLASLDSTELPDPYVVFTCNGKSRTSSVKLQTLNPHWNEILEFDASEEPPSVLDVEVLDVDGPFDQACSLGHAEINFLKHTSTELADIWVPLDGKLAQSSQSKLHLRIFLNNTNGAETIRDYLKKMEKEVGKKLNLRSLHRNSAFQKIFGLPPEEFLISDFSCSLKRKMPLQGRLFLSARIVGFYANLFGHKTKFFFLWEDIEHIHELPPTLGTVGSPSLVIILSKGHGNDARHGAKYQDEEGRLHFYFHSFISFNVASRTVMALWRTRTLGPDQRAQIAEEQQDRDEKPSLFEDPSSYLIIQDAKLAKVLSVELPVNIRLVLQMFDGGDFEYRVMAKSGCLNYTTTAWEPVTPDVHERRISYKFDRSISVFGGEVTCTQQKMPFSSDGGWIVNEIMTLHDVPFGEYFRQVQLKYELENPALAQGTCKCDAYVGVAWLRSTKFEERITRNVVRKFTQWSKEVLQLVEREILLATT is encoded by the exons ATGATGAGGCTGTTTGTGTATTTGTTGGAGGGGAGGGACTTGGCAGTGAAGGATTCATATGTGAAATTGAAAGTTGGTAAGTCTAAGTCTAAGACAAGGGTGTTGAAGAACACAAGAAATCCTGTTTGGAATGAAGAGTTTGTGTTCAGAGTGCATGACTTGGAGGATGAACTTGTTTTGTCTGTGTATCAGTTTAATGAAGACTCTGGATTCTTTAATGTGGCTGGAGATTTGGTGGGCAGGGTTAAGATTCCAGTTTGGTCTATTGTTGCTGAGAAAAACCACTACTTGCCTCCCACTTGGTTCTCTCTTCAAAACCGCAAGAGTTTGaaatcaaccactaacaaaGATTATG GTAAAGTTCTTCTGACACTGTCACTGCAAGGGAGAGGTGAGCAAGTATGCAGTGACCATCTCTTGTATGTACATCCAAGTTGCAGAGCTGAAAACACCGATGAGTATGGAGATAAATGTGTTTCATCTCAAGATATTTTTAGCTGTACTCCTCCGACAAAGAAGATTTTAGAAGGGAAACATCTAGTGAAGGTTATCGCTGGTCGCTTAGAGAAGCTTTTCCACAAAAATGAAGATGCATCAGGGACTGAGGATTCATCTGAGCTCTCAACTACCATTTCTGATAATGAAGAAAACTTGGCTGAGCCAACCAGTAACAGTAACTTTGAAGAGCTGATTGAAATGCTGCAATCAAGTAATGAACAAAAAGACATGCCAGAGAACCTAGAGGGAGGCATCCTTTTGGATCAGGCATATGCAATACCACCTAAAGATCTCAACATGCTTCTGTTTGCTCCCAAGTCGCAATTCATGAGAGATCTTGCAGAATTGCAGGGAACAACGGATGTTCAAGAGGGCCCTTGGACATGGAAATCCGCAGATAAATCATGTTTAGCACGAGTTGTTACCTACCCCAAAGCAGCAACAAAATTAGTAAAGACTGTTAAAGCTACTGAAGAGCAAACTTATATAAAGGCCAATGGGAAAGAATTCATTGTCTTTGTAGATGTTAATACGCCTGAAGTTCCATATGGAAACACATTTAAGGTTGATCTACTTTACAAGATAACTCCAGGGCCGGAGCTATTTTCTATAGAAAAATCTGCTCATCTTGTCATATCCTGGGCCTTAAACTTCCATCAAAGCACTATGATGAAAGGCCTGATTGAAAGAGGAGCCAGGCAAGGATTGAAGGGGAGTTTTGAACAGTTCTCCGACTTACTAGCTAAAAATCTCAAAGTGATAAATCTTGTAAATATATCAGATAAGGGGCATACGGTAGCAACTTTGCAGGAGGAGCGCCAGTCAGATTGGGAACTAGCAACTGAATATTTTTGGAATTTTACAGTGGTTGCAGCCTTATTCATGGTTCTATATATCAGTTTTCACATCTGGCTTTGTGGAGAGTTCAAGCTCCAAGGTTTAGAATTTGATGGCCTTGATTTACCTGATAGTGTGGGGGAAATTATTACCTCTGCAATTTTAGTCATCCAACTCGAGAAAGTTTATGATATGGTATCACATTTTGTGCAAGCAAGGCTAAAAAGAG GAAGTGATCATGGAGTCAAAGCACAAGGAGATGGTTGGGTACTTACaatagctttgattgagggtgCCAAATTAGCTTCTTTAGATTCAACTGAATTACCAGATCCTTATGTGGTATTCACCTGTAATGGCAAATCGAGGACAAGCTCTGTGAAGCTGCAAACTCTCAATCCCCATTGGAATG AAATACTTGAATTTGATGCTTCAGAAGAACCACCTTCAGTGTTGGATGTGGAAGTTCTTGACGTTGACGGCCCATTTGATCAAGCTTGCTCTCTTGGCCATgctgaaattaattttttgaagcATACGTCAACAGAATTGGCAGATATATGGGTTCCCCTAGATGGaaaacttgctcaatcttctCAGTCAAAGTTGCATCTGAGAATCTTTTTGAACAATACTAATGGAGCTGAAACAATTAGAGATTATttaaaaaagatggaaaaggaAGTAGGAAAGAAG TTAAACCTCCGATCACTGCACAGAAATTCAGCATTCCAAAAGATTTTTGGATTGCCACCTGAAGAGTTTCTCATTAGTGATTTCTCATGCTCCCTTAAGAGAAAGATGCCATTGCAG GGACGGCTATTTCTATCAGCAAGAATTGTTGGATTCTATGCCAACTTGTTTGGACATAAGACCAAGTTTTTCTTTCTATGGGAGGACATTGAACATATTCACGAGCTTCCTCCGACCCTAGGAACAGTAGGAAGTCCTTCACTTGTCATAATTTTGTCTAAGGGTCATGGTAATGATGCTAGACATGGTGCAAAGTATCAAGATGAGGAAGGCAggctgcatttctattttcattcattcatcTCCTTCAACGTTGCTAGCAG GACAGTAATGGCTTTGTGGAGAACGAGAACATTGGGTCCTGATCAGAGAGCACAGATTGCAGAGGAACAACAGGACAGAGATGAGAAGCCCAGTTTGTTTGAAGACCCCAGTTCCTATTTGATTATCCAAGATGCTAAATTGGCcaaggttttaagtgtggaaCTTCCTGTAAAT ATAAGATTGGTGTTGCAGATGTTTGATGGTGGAGACTTCGAGTATAGAGTGATGGCAAAGTCCGGATGCCTGAATTACACCACAACTGCATGGGAACCTGTAACACCTGATGTACACGAAAGACGTATATCTTACAAATTTGATCGTAGCATCTCAGTTTTTGGAGGGGAGGTAACTTGCACACAGCAAAAGATGCCGTTTTCCAGTGATGGCGGTTGGATTGTTAATGAGATTATGACCCTTCATGATGTTCCATTCGGTGAATACTTCCGT CAGGTGCAACTAAAATATGAGCTCGAGAATCCTGCTCTTGCTCAAGGGACTTGCAAGTGTGATGCCTACGTTGGTGTGGCATGGCTGAGGAGCACCAAGTTTGAGGAGAGAATAACTAGAAATGTCGTGCGAAAGTTTACTCAGTGGTCGAAGGAAGTACTACAGTTGGTCGAGAGGGAGATTCTACTAGCAACTACATAA